The sequence below is a genomic window from Nicotiana tomentosiformis chromosome 6, ASM39032v3, whole genome shotgun sequence.
gtcaatatacaaaatatatataaaaagactgtcactatacaaaacctatacaaaatagactgtcactatataatttatatacaatagactgtcactatacaaaatatatacaaaataaactgtgactatacaaaatatatataaagtagatatcactatacaaaaaatatacaaaatagaatttgtatatttatacaaaaaaaataaaaaatagatcgTCACTATTGtatatacaatttacatacaatagaCTGtgctatataaaaaatatacaaaatagatgtcactatacacaatatatacaaaaacgATTGTGACTATACAAAcagatgtcactatacaaaatatatacaaaaacaaactgttactatacaaaatatatataaaagactgttactatacaaaaattatacaaaaaagACTAttactatacaaaaattatataaaatagactctcgctatacaatttatatacagttTAGTTGCCCCCAAAACTTCCTATAACAACTTAGAAACACCAGCTAAATTTGCAAAACCTGTAGAAACAGATTAAAACTGTATAAATTACAAAACTAAAATTGTAGAAAAGTCAAAACTACAAAAAATATGAAACTTTCAAAATTTCACTATTAACCGAAAACAAACAAGTTGCaattaaaagtaatattcaaCATTAGCATATCAAACATATTGTTCAAAAATATcccaaaaaaaaacataaaacgtGATATAGGTATGCAACTGTATCTAATTATAAGACAATATCAGAACCAAACTACTTCATCTTAAAACTACATGTCAATTTTCCGCTAAACTATCCCAAACTGCTTCATCTTGCCCTTCAACTTGCCATTTTTTCTTGATATCCTTCAAAGTCTCGTCATCGCCAACGGCATGTGTCTTGCCCTTTTTCTTGTTATCCTTCAAAGCCTTGTCATCATCAATGGCATGCGACTTGCCCTTTTACTTGTTATCCTTTTCTGTCATATCCTTCAATTTACCAGTAGACTCGTCATCACTAATAGCATGTGCTCTTTGTTTCTTCAATCCATAATCTCATAGCAATATATTATATAGGTTCCGTATCCCATCAATATCAATAGTTTTAGGAATATTGTTTCCTTGAATGATGTACTAAGCAAATGCAGCAGCATAAATAACGCAGTCACTACATACAAGGTCGCACATAAACATTGAATAAGTTAGTATAATATCCAAATAGGAACTCATATATAAAAATGAATTAAGAATCAGAAATATAATTTACGTGTTATCTTGCGTTGGCAACTCATCAACGACATGAATCTCAAAAGGATCAATGGCGGGAATTCCCATATGATTCTCCTTTGTGTCCCAAAAACCAATACGATAAAGGAAATATGGGAACAACACTGAATATGGCTCAACTAATCTCTGCACTGCACTATTTTGTCGCACGCCACTCATGGAATCGTATATATAAATGCGCAGATCTTTGAATGACAGTCTCGCCAATATCCTGTGCCACTTATCAGATAGATTTATAGGGAAAAGGACTTCATCAACAGTACACCAAGGAACACTACATCTTAAAAAATATCCAAGTATATAATCAGCAATTGGATTTGTGTCAGTAATCAAATTCATGTCTCTGTTTTTCTCCAAAATCTCCTTGTACAAATTCGAAATCAAGCAGTTAAATCAACAGTCGGTAGTTGTGAATCTTACTGGAACATCAACACCGTACTTCTCTTTCTTTctcaaatagtaaaaaataacatcaatatgctgaaatatgaagaataaacacaCATAGTCAGAAAATTACATTATGAGAAAACTACAATGTATATTTTATGTATAAACCGATTATATATTTTATAGAAGATACtgcaaatatacataaaatatactcTCCAAGTTGATACTATATTTTCTATTGCCATTATTGTTCTAGTCCTTTCTTCTGCCTACTATCCAAGGGTTGCCgagtcccatttttcattttattACAGATATAATCTATATGTAATTATAACATggataaaagaaaagaaatggcATTTATGCTAACGAATTAACATCAATATGCTGAAAATATGAAGAACCATGATAATGTTGACTTACTGAATCACACAGGGGTAGGTCGGGATATGCAAATGTGAAGAACCATTTTTTTTCTCCAATATCATCAACTCCAAATTCAAAGATTTTATTTAGCTTATTTCTAATCTCTCTATAAACACCGACCGCCCCTGATGAATCACGATAAAGAGATATGGTTCATAACACGAAAAATAaacaaggaaaaaaaaagaaaaagaaaaaactgaAACATAAAACTTACGGTGCATTAGTCCTTAAGCATCTATTAATGAAAGTGTTCCACTTACACAATATTCTGAAATCAACAGGATTGTCAACATTTTCCCAAAAAAGGATATTTTATAGTGAAGATGGACttatttggcttatttttcaAGATGGGCTTCTTTGACTTAGTTGGCTTATTTTGAACAACTTGGATGGTGCCACCAGAGTCAAATGAGTTCCTGAATGGTGACTTCATGACCCCTGCTGGTTTGCTTTCTCTAGGGATCAATTCAGGTGTGTCATGATCAACAACAACTATACGATCTTCCTGCATATTAGCAACATTTTTCTCCACTCCTAAACAATCACCATGTACAATATTTTGATCGAAATACTTTTGGGTGATTGTAGTTATTTGAGCCTCAGCATCACTAGTCCACCCATTGTCCTCACCAAGTTCCTCACAACTATTTTTACCAACAATTTGCACAGAATCCTCCACCAAACCCCCTATATTAGCAGTATTTTTCTTAACTTCTGCAATATTAACTATATTATCACCATCAACATCATTTTTGTCACAAAATCTCTGGGTGATTGCAGTGATTTCAGGCTCGGCATCCTCAATCCTGGCTTCGTCATCACCAACTCCTTCACTACTTTTACTAGCTTCTATAGAATCCTTCACCACACCCTACATAACATCAACAGTTTGCTCTAGACTTACCTCAGTGGCAACTTTTTTCTTTAAAACTTCCTCGCTGCCAATATGTTTCTCTATAACTTTCTCACTACAAAAATTATTCTATGCAACTTCCTTATCGCCAAAATAATCATTATGAATATCACCAGTATCATGATGGCCATGACTATCATGATGGTCATCATCTTTTCTATCACCCTGTTTAGGAAAAATATACAAAAAGTTATAAAGCTTATAATAACAGggaaaaataacaaataaacatATCCATGAGAATACCTTTGAAGCACCACGTTCACCTAAAGCTTTAAATATCTTTTCAAATGAAGAAATCATTAACTGCTCCAAAGACGAAACTGTAATGAtacaaccggttgttttgagtattacaatcctgtTTCcgcatttactgctcaatttgtgctttacagttcttatgtgactcgccgggatgattggttcgggtccggtgaagttttggaatgaattggaacacgtagttccaaggtttaaagcgtAAGTTAAAAtattgaccggatgtcgacttatgtataaacgaccacagaatagagttttaatgatttcaatagctccatatagtgattttggacttaagagcgtgtccgaaaaattatttggaagcccgtagctaaattaggcttgaaatggctaaaataaaaatttaagtttggaaatttgaccggggagttgacttttttgatatcggggccggaatccgattctgaaaattggaatacctccattatgtcatttatgagttgtgtgcataatttgagtacaatcggacttgatttgataggtttcggcattgaatgtagaatttgaaatttgttagttttgaataggcttgaattggggtgcaattcgtaTTTTAGTGTTGTTCAAtataatttgaggcatcgactaagtttgtgtcatattatgggacttgttagtatacttggttggggtcccatgggctcagatgagttttggaagagtttttggaagagtttggtgttttgagctaagcatgtaatgacccaaaggtccatttttagttctagatatcaaaatttaatttcgagacttccgggattttgataatgaattataggagtgatctggaaagtcggtctaatttcatcaagtcgcgattagatttttagcgcgaaacatgagttaattgtttaacaaacgaaattggtatcgcattgagcaaataagattcgaattgagtttcgattgaacgactaggttcgtattattatttgtgagtcataggaacaagaatcgtcgaatttcgagttcgtatgatggagttagagcctttttagtgaaacgaataactgctggtgcaagcaagttctggtgtggacttttagtgacgggaaatggacttttagtgacgaaaaatggacttttaatgacggatgggcagaaacttaaggaccaaaaatggtcatttccttcatttcgttttggatttttggagcacggttcttgggcgattttgaggatttcttcatgacttcgacttgagtaagtgtcctatatccaaaagtgattatatttcataaatccatggttatatttaatatttatttcggatttaaatggaagaaatcaagatttttgcaaaatgtttcaagaacaaaaattttagatttggaggtcgagttgttatcggaatttgataaaattagtatggttggactcgtaattgaatgagttgtcgtattttgtgagttttgtcaaattctgagatgtggtccccatgggcgatttttgagttaaatttcggattttgtttgaaaattagtattttcatatagaattaattcctataattagtactgactgaattgaattaattatggctagatttgaggcgttcggaggccgattcgcgaggcaaaggcatagcagaataaagaattacaaagttcgaggtaagtaacagttctaaatttggttctgagtgtataaaaccccggattatgtgttatatgatcggTTTTggaggtgacggacgtgtgggcgtgcaccgtaggaattgtgacttggtcaaattccatgaaaCTGTGTATTTGAATAATCTgtggttatctgtacattctccatctAGTAGAGAAATTAAaacacaaatcatgtttagattatgtgttggcactgtagggacccacaaaggtcgtgcacatgttgaattatatgctaaattgttgttttgtactcagtcatagtttacttgttgattttatctcagtctctattgttcattattgatgcatcatattgttgttgtttgggctgatttgcatgatcattgagagcccgagagactggagagatttatgattgagtgaggccgagggcctgattgtgagatattatattatagcacttgagttgtctgtgcatcacgtgaattgtctgtgcagatccatatattatactatagcacgtgagttatccgtgcggatagttgtccgtgcgaatccatatattatacaatagcacgtgagttgtccgtgcagcacgtgagttgcccgtgcggatccagatattttatatagcacgtgagttgtccatgcagatccagatattgatactatagcacgtaagtttttcgtgcagcacgtgattttttcgtgcgaattatagcgcttggattgtaggagcccctccagagtctgtacacacccccagtgagcgcaggtacctactggagtacgagtgttgagtgctgagtgctgagtgaatagAATTGTTaagtgactgtggtcctgagaggatgcgtttgatttcattactgttgcacttcagctatcatatatcactgttttggaaatttctgagagatattatattATGTTTTTGTTGAGCTTGACATGAAATTACAGTTTTgaccttaaatgttgaacttgaaagcatgcctatcttattatgttgaaaattactataattggactcagctgtgaagctcgtcactactttcagttctttatttagtattgttacttgctgagttggttatactcatactacaccctgcacttcgtatgcagatccaggtgttcccggacacagtgggtgctgattctttcgcacagttgattttctaGAGATTTAAGGTAGTTGttgtgttttgcagaccttgtctctccttccctatctccttgtttactgtatttggtctcagactattataggcCGTATTttccaggctcgtattcatattagatgctcatgtactcagtgacaccgaattttgggagtgtttatatttgtacttgtgagatttcttccattgaatttaattattgtgttttcaaatttaaaagatatgtggtttattgagatttccaGCTTGCCTAAttttgagataggcaccatcacgacgggtgcaattttgggtcgtgacaagttggtatcagagctctaggttacataggcctcacgagtcatgagcaggtttagtagagttctgtacttatcttcgaaaggttgCCAAACCCTTAGGGaatatttcactttcttgtattctatcatgcggaattgattcagcttgaaatataactctttgaattccttccacgcatttgtgtgtgcatgtgagcgctcggtattagttgtgcatcatcggcttgtgattccatgaacgagattcatgatatgtattctgtgttttggtgatgggccagtctggaggacttgaggccagggttagaccgcagcttaggctcggtagtttcagttgtgtaaacttatacatttggactcatatgtccggaagtgtccctatgagtggaatttatggctcgatgagcggttgaatagctatatgatgagtatgatgtgactacataa
It includes:
- the LOC138894727 gene encoding uncharacterized protein yields the protein MVGKDVVKDKGLKCNGDSNKDYESVQSSRLMEFFLFSITNDDFIKKNNFLLVESGDFETFPWGKMVFNATLESIKDKVRSRRKMYRYGGLPLAFQCWFYECCPYTLKNLAYRIGDLVPHILNWTVKKKLVFGNIARTNVERTRLELHDFVPVYEDKNEMYIESGVVAAVNPRDDADDFNTRPKNNAKKHPKNKLKSQPINNANADPQPSNLSSSKNELKLLRISSLEQLMISSFEKIFKALGERGASKGDRKDDDHHDSHGHHDTGDIHNDYFGDKEGVVKDSIEASKSSEGVGDDEARIEDAEPEITAITQRFCDKNDVDGDNIVNIAEVKKNTANIGGLVEDSVQIVGKNSCEELGEDNGWTSDAEAQITTITQKYFDQNIVHGDCLGVEKNVANMQEDRIVVVDHDTPELIPRESKPAGVMKSPFRNSFDSGGTIQHIDVIFYYLRKKEKYGVDVPEILEKNRDMNLITDTNPIADYILGYFLRCSVPWCTVDEVLFPINLSDKWHRILARLSFKDLRIYIYDSMSGVRQNSAVQRLVEPYSVLFPYFLYRIGFWDTKENHMGIPAIDPFEIHVVDELPTQDNT